The following are from one region of the Hymenobacter radiodurans genome:
- a CDS encoding DUF4184 family protein, translating into MPFTLSHPALVLPLLAKTRRWLSVTGLVLGSMAPDFEYFLRLRPYGSYGHTWVGIFWFDLPLGLLVAGLFHLVVKRPLVRSLPSFLRARLGQLSEQPWPLRNLWSKRLILGVLIGSLSHIFWDAFTHNNSPVTVGIDFLNLRVGPLTLYRWLQYVSSVIGLVAIAWFVWKLPAKPRLVKATSKIQRLFWTLTGVLMAIFWLAFMLIHETYERAVITYLIVTGISAISLALLITSTLMRRYFEPSKEARAARDLKRDIAHEITQKQLQL; encoded by the coding sequence ATGCCCTTTACTCTTTCGCATCCGGCGCTTGTATTGCCTTTGTTAGCCAAAACCCGCCGCTGGTTGTCCGTTACGGGGTTAGTGCTAGGCAGCATGGCTCCCGACTTCGAGTATTTCCTACGCTTAAGACCTTATGGTTCCTACGGCCACACGTGGGTCGGCATATTCTGGTTCGATTTGCCACTGGGCTTACTAGTTGCTGGCTTGTTTCATTTGGTGGTGAAGCGTCCGCTGGTTCGCAGCCTGCCTTCGTTCTTGCGGGCACGACTAGGGCAGCTATCTGAGCAGCCCTGGCCCCTCCGAAACCTGTGGAGCAAGCGGCTTATCCTGGGCGTACTGATTGGTAGCCTGTCGCACATCTTCTGGGATGCCTTTACGCACAACAATAGCCCTGTTACAGTAGGCATCGATTTCCTGAACCTGCGCGTAGGACCACTCACGCTTTATCGATGGCTGCAATACGTTTCCTCCGTAATTGGCCTGGTGGCTATTGCCTGGTTTGTTTGGAAACTCCCCGCCAAGCCACGCTTGGTAAAAGCCACCAGCAAAATCCAGCGCCTCTTCTGGACACTTACTGGGGTGCTGATGGCTATTTTTTGGCTTGCCTTTATGCTTATCCATGAAACGTATGAGCGCGCCGTGATTACCTACTTAATCGTGACGGGCATCAGCGCCATCAGCTTAGCCTTGCTAATTACCTCAACGTTGATGCGTCGCTATTTTGAGCCCTCGAAGGAAGCCCGCGCTGCTCGCGACCTCAAGCGAGATATTGCCCACGAAATCACCCAAAAGCAGCTCCAACTGTGA
- a CDS encoding O-methyltransferase, with product MTPDDERHQYAEAHTTPESELLRRLNRETHVQVLAPRMLSGHLQGRLLSMISHMVRPRRILEIGTFTGYSALCLAEGLAPEGELHTIEFNPELETRIRRYVAAANLTNRVHLHIGDARIVLPTLTETWDLVFIDADKINNDVYFELIIDQVRPGGFLLIDNVLWGDKVLPSYSVKPADKDTHAVRAFNDKVQTDTRVENVFLPLRDGLLLLRKL from the coding sequence GTGACCCCCGACGACGAACGCCACCAGTACGCCGAAGCCCACACCACGCCCGAATCCGAACTCTTGCGCCGCCTCAACCGCGAAACGCACGTGCAGGTATTGGCCCCTCGCATGCTATCGGGCCACTTGCAGGGCCGGCTGCTAAGCATGATCAGCCACATGGTTCGGCCCCGGCGCATCCTCGAAATTGGCACGTTCACGGGCTATTCGGCGCTTTGTCTGGCCGAAGGCTTAGCGCCCGAAGGTGAATTGCACACCATTGAGTTCAACCCGGAGCTTGAAACTCGCATTCGCCGGTACGTAGCCGCCGCCAACCTTACCAATCGGGTTCACCTACACATCGGCGATGCCCGCATCGTGCTGCCTACGCTCACTGAAACCTGGGATTTGGTGTTCATCGACGCCGACAAAATCAATAATGATGTGTATTTCGAGCTGATTATTGACCAGGTACGGCCGGGGGGCTTTTTGCTGATCGACAACGTGCTGTGGGGCGACAAAGTCCTGCCCTCTTACTCCGTAAAGCCCGCTGATAAGGATACGCACGCGGTACGGGCCTTCAACGACAAAGTGCAAACCGACACACGAGTAGAAAATGTGTTCTTGCCCCTCCGCGACGGCCTGCTGCTCTTGCGCAAACTATAA
- a CDS encoding lytic transglycosylase domain-containing protein gives MKKRISLFLLWMLPLLVSAQTVTVPSEIAFGGMRLRLTTGGRQAVQQKVDALRRYQPSFQARVDLADAYFPLIDRTFQAEGIPLDFRYLALQESGLKGEAQSIHDAVGYWQFKRESATELGVQVDGTVDERKHIVASSRGAAAYLKRNNATYRNWVNTLLSYNLGLTGTKPYTLPTDVDATEMEISEKTHPYILTFLAHKIAYEPAVGQNPKPPMVLQEFPVQPGQQLASIAQTLQTDADELARHNHWLSWGSAVPAGKAYTVLVPITDKLQRTALLANQRSATAGQLLTQPEIDPENADFVRINGLRAIVALPGDTKESLAQRANLKVRRFMQYNDLYAFDNVVVGQPYFVQKKRDKSSVQYHVAQPGETVTTVGQKYGMRTKAILAKNRMRRTEELRPGRMLWLQFKRPREVAVEYVDSQDKRALAAFERPATSSATASTTTPQPAPASPRRILTPKMKAPVESTPTEPVEQASIVEQPQVDSIVVAADTPAPTATPVTTEAADLPPTTATPDTSRVKPQPTTPVKVAATDTVQTSSQNLPPSQVQDTTRTSTADTATTPEPVVKNPSQVVLRDLPASSKPAPTKSAPAKPAPAATTPSPRPAPASPVVAEATEVLDVPRSGQHIVQKSESLYSIARRYGLRPADLATWNNLPPTAALNLGQVLRVVPTAAAPAPQPATPAAPSPAAPRPTTTPAKPATTVKPAPATAGLIRHTVAAGESMYAISRKYGVTIKQIMEWNGKPDFNVRPGEVLTIRAAK, from the coding sequence ATGAAAAAAAGAATATCTCTGTTTCTGTTGTGGATGCTGCCCTTGCTGGTCAGTGCCCAGACCGTAACGGTTCCTTCCGAGATTGCTTTTGGAGGCATGCGTCTGCGCCTGACAACTGGTGGCCGGCAGGCAGTACAGCAAAAAGTGGATGCCTTACGCCGCTATCAGCCCTCCTTTCAGGCCCGCGTTGACCTGGCCGACGCCTACTTTCCGCTGATTGACCGCACCTTTCAGGCCGAGGGCATTCCGCTGGATTTTCGCTACTTGGCGTTGCAGGAAAGCGGATTGAAAGGCGAAGCCCAATCTATTCATGATGCCGTTGGGTATTGGCAGTTCAAACGCGAGTCGGCGACGGAGCTAGGCGTGCAAGTAGATGGAACCGTGGACGAGCGCAAGCACATTGTGGCTTCCTCCCGCGGCGCGGCCGCTTATTTAAAGCGCAATAATGCCACGTATCGCAACTGGGTAAACACACTGCTAAGCTACAACCTGGGGCTGACCGGCACCAAGCCCTACACCTTGCCAACCGATGTGGACGCGACGGAAATGGAGATTTCCGAAAAGACCCACCCGTACATTCTTACCTTCTTAGCGCACAAAATAGCCTACGAACCCGCCGTGGGGCAGAACCCCAAGCCGCCTATGGTGCTGCAGGAGTTTCCGGTGCAGCCCGGCCAGCAGCTCGCCTCTATAGCTCAAACTCTCCAAACCGATGCCGACGAGCTGGCTCGCCATAACCATTGGCTTTCCTGGGGCAGCGCCGTACCAGCCGGCAAAGCCTATACGGTGCTGGTGCCTATCACCGATAAGTTGCAGCGCACCGCCCTACTCGCCAATCAGCGCTCTGCCACCGCCGGCCAGTTGCTAACTCAGCCCGAAATAGACCCCGAAAACGCTGATTTCGTGCGCATAAACGGCCTGCGCGCCATTGTGGCCTTGCCCGGCGACACGAAGGAAAGCTTGGCGCAACGGGCCAATTTGAAGGTGCGGCGCTTCATGCAATACAATGATTTGTATGCGTTTGACAACGTGGTAGTAGGCCAACCCTATTTCGTGCAGAAGAAGCGGGATAAGTCATCGGTGCAGTACCACGTAGCGCAGCCCGGTGAAACCGTGACGACAGTGGGGCAGAAATACGGGATGCGTACAAAAGCTATTTTAGCTAAAAACCGCATGCGCCGCACCGAAGAGTTGCGGCCCGGCCGGATGCTGTGGCTTCAGTTTAAGCGGCCGCGCGAAGTGGCCGTGGAGTATGTAGATAGCCAGGACAAGCGCGCATTAGCCGCTTTCGAGCGCCCAGCAACTAGCTCAGCTACAGCTTCCACAACGACGCCACAGCCGGCGCCGGCCAGCCCACGGCGCATCCTTACACCTAAAATGAAGGCACCGGTGGAATCTACTCCAACCGAACCCGTCGAGCAGGCGTCGATTGTAGAGCAGCCCCAGGTAGATAGTATAGTGGTTGCGGCTGATACCCCGGCCCCTACCGCAACTCCAGTGACGACGGAAGCAGCAGATTTGCCCCCCACGACTGCCACGCCGGATACGAGCCGAGTAAAACCTCAGCCAACCACACCTGTAAAAGTCGCGGCTACGGATACAGTTCAGACGTCCAGCCAGAATTTGCCCCCCAGCCAAGTACAAGACACCACCCGCACGTCCACGGCTGACACGGCTACCACTCCTGAGCCTGTGGTAAAAAACCCTAGCCAGGTAGTGCTCCGCGATTTGCCTGCGTCTTCTAAACCAGCACCGACTAAATCAGCTCCCGCCAAACCGGCTCCAGCCGCCACTACCCCTTCACCCCGTCCGGCCCCAGCAAGCCCAGTCGTTGCCGAGGCTACTGAGGTGTTGGATGTGCCCCGTAGCGGACAGCATATCGTGCAAAAAAGCGAGTCGCTGTATAGCATAGCTAGGCGCTATGGTTTGCGCCCCGCTGACTTAGCAACGTGGAATAATTTGCCCCCCACCGCGGCCCTCAACCTAGGCCAAGTTCTACGCGTGGTGCCCACAGCCGCTGCACCCGCACCACAGCCAGCTACGCCAGCTGCACCCAGCCCAGCGGCACCTCGACCAACGACGACCCCAGCCAAGCCAGCAACAACAGTCAAGCCGGCACCAGCTACCGCGGGCCTCATACGCCACACCGTCGCCGCTGGCGAATCGATGTACGCCATTTCCCGCAAGTATGGCGTCACGATTAAGCAAATTATGGAGTGGAATGGCAAGCCTGATTTCAACGTGCGACCGGGCGAGGTCCTGACAATTCGTGCCGCGAAATAG
- a CDS encoding TonB-dependent receptor: MRKALRLLLSFWLTFTATTVFAQNQTVSGRVLDAADQSALPGANVLLIHLPDSAKQGVATDPGGNFSFTEVVPGQYLLTISFVSYQTQRRPFTVAGAPVVLGNILLGSSQIKLREVEITGRAAAAVQKGDTAEFNARAFKTNPDANAQDLVTKMPGVTVQDGRVQAQGENVQRILVDGKPFFGDDPDAVLKNIPAEMIDKIQVLDRQSEQSQFSGFNDGNTEKTINIVTKPEFKTGQFGRFVAGAGPERYRVSGNYNSFEGDRRLSVVAQSNNINEQNFATDDLLGVASSSGGGGNRSGGGRPGGGGGGRPGGGGGPGGGGNNTGDFLVSPSGGISTTHAIGLNYSDVWNKKTQVTGSYFFNLSENRANTNLFRQFALSDGAANQTYSENSLASSRNINHRFNLRLEHRIDSANSILFRPRLSIQQNKGTGNLDGFTAADGESSSNVLSDYRSALTGINSSNDLLYRHRFGKPGRTMSVNATLNYNQREGDNNLLTLSETDSLNQFSTLEQSGWNLGTRLEYTEPLTKQDLLQFNYTLAYTPNDSDKRTFDFVDDVGEYAELNPALSNVFTNTYLTQGVGVSFRHQTKDLQVMVGATGQKADLRSDQEFPLTTSLNRSFYNFLPNAMLRYNFSREKNLRFNYRSNTPPPSIGQLQEVVNNANPLQLTTGNPALEQQTQHSATIRYSAAKPEKSTTFFALLLGNFTDNYITNSTFIATEDTELQLNGGVVRLPAGGQLTRPINLGQQYNFRGVLSYGLPVGFIKSNLNLNATAGYSRTPGLINDVINYSQTPTLGLGAVISSNISERLDFTVSSNSNFSRARNTARTQLNTNYFTQNSQLRFNWIVGNGFTLQTDVTHRYNGGLAAGFNQQYALWNASIGKKIFEKQRGEIRLYAFDLLGQNRSIQRNVTEAYIEDTRTDILQRYFMIMFTYNLRNGSAMSNTGGAGERMERRGDGIPR; this comes from the coding sequence ATGAGAAAGGCGCTACGCCTGCTGCTCAGCTTCTGGCTGACTTTTACGGCAACCACTGTTTTCGCCCAAAATCAAACCGTGAGTGGCCGTGTGCTAGATGCCGCCGACCAATCGGCACTGCCGGGCGCCAACGTGCTGCTTATTCACCTGCCCGATTCGGCCAAGCAAGGCGTAGCCACCGATCCGGGGGGCAATTTTTCCTTTACAGAAGTGGTGCCGGGCCAGTACCTGCTCACAATTTCCTTCGTCAGCTACCAAACCCAGCGCCGACCTTTCACCGTCGCCGGCGCACCGGTAGTGCTGGGAAATATTTTGCTGGGTTCCAGCCAAATTAAGCTGCGCGAAGTGGAAATAACTGGCCGCGCTGCTGCCGCTGTGCAGAAGGGCGATACGGCCGAGTTCAATGCCCGCGCTTTCAAAACCAACCCCGATGCCAACGCCCAGGATCTAGTGACCAAAATGCCGGGCGTAACCGTGCAGGATGGGCGCGTGCAGGCCCAGGGCGAGAATGTGCAGCGGATATTGGTCGATGGAAAGCCCTTCTTCGGCGACGACCCCGACGCAGTACTGAAGAACATTCCGGCCGAGATGATTGATAAAATTCAGGTGCTGGACCGACAAAGCGAGCAGTCGCAGTTTTCGGGCTTCAACGACGGCAACACCGAGAAAACCATCAACATCGTGACCAAGCCGGAATTCAAGACTGGGCAGTTTGGGCGCTTTGTGGCTGGTGCCGGGCCGGAGCGCTACCGCGTGAGTGGCAACTACAACTCGTTTGAGGGCGACCGGCGCTTGTCTGTAGTGGCCCAATCGAACAACATCAACGAGCAGAACTTTGCCACCGACGACTTACTAGGCGTAGCCAGCAGCTCCGGTGGCGGTGGCAACCGGAGTGGCGGTGGACGGCCTGGCGGCGGGGGCGGCGGACGCCCAGGAGGAGGAGGTGGCCCCGGTGGTGGCGGGAACAACACCGGCGACTTTCTGGTGAGCCCCAGCGGCGGCATCTCCACCACGCACGCCATTGGCCTCAACTACTCCGATGTGTGGAACAAGAAAACGCAGGTAACAGGCAGCTACTTCTTCAATCTATCGGAGAATCGGGCCAACACCAACCTGTTTCGCCAGTTTGCCCTCTCCGACGGAGCCGCTAACCAAACATATTCGGAAAACTCGCTGGCATCCAGCCGCAACATCAACCACCGTTTTAATCTGCGCCTGGAGCACCGAATAGACTCGGCGAATTCGATCCTTTTCCGCCCGCGCCTGTCTATTCAGCAGAATAAAGGCACCGGCAACCTCGATGGCTTCACAGCCGCCGACGGCGAAAGCAGCAGCAACGTGCTGAGCGACTACCGTTCTGCCCTCACGGGCATCAACTCTAGCAATGATCTGCTCTATCGTCACCGCTTCGGCAAGCCGGGGCGCACGATGTCGGTTAATGCGACGCTCAACTACAATCAGCGGGAGGGCGACAACAACCTGCTCACCCTCTCCGAAACCGATTCGCTGAACCAGTTTTCGACTCTGGAGCAAAGTGGCTGGAACTTGGGCACCCGCCTAGAGTACACCGAGCCACTGACCAAGCAGGATCTGCTGCAATTCAACTACACGCTGGCTTACACGCCTAATGACTCAGACAAGCGCACCTTCGATTTTGTGGACGACGTTGGTGAGTACGCCGAGCTGAACCCGGCGCTGAGCAATGTATTTACCAACACTTACCTCACGCAGGGCGTAGGCGTCAGCTTCCGCCACCAAACGAAAGACTTACAGGTCATGGTGGGGGCCACGGGCCAGAAAGCCGACTTGCGCAGCGACCAGGAATTTCCGCTGACTACCAGCCTAAACCGCTCTTTTTATAATTTCCTGCCCAACGCGATGCTGCGCTACAACTTCTCGCGGGAGAAGAATCTGCGCTTTAACTACCGCTCCAACACGCCTCCGCCATCCATTGGGCAACTGCAGGAAGTGGTAAACAACGCCAATCCTTTGCAGCTCACCACCGGCAACCCCGCGCTGGAGCAGCAAACCCAGCACTCGGCCACCATCCGCTACTCAGCTGCGAAGCCCGAGAAGTCGACTACTTTCTTTGCGTTGCTGCTCGGCAATTTTACGGATAACTATATCACCAACAGCACTTTCATTGCCACCGAAGACACAGAACTACAGCTAAACGGCGGCGTGGTACGCCTGCCCGCTGGGGGGCAATTAACGCGGCCTATCAACTTGGGGCAGCAATACAACTTTCGGGGCGTGCTGAGCTACGGGCTGCCGGTGGGCTTTATCAAGTCGAACCTGAACCTGAACGCTACGGCTGGCTACAGCCGCACGCCCGGCCTGATCAACGACGTTATTAACTATTCTCAGACGCCTACCCTGGGCTTGGGCGCGGTAATAAGCAGCAACATTAGCGAGCGGCTGGACTTTACGGTTTCGTCTAACTCCAACTTCAGCCGAGCCCGCAACACGGCCCGTACGCAGCTCAACACCAACTACTTCACGCAGAACAGTCAGCTCCGCTTCAACTGGATTGTGGGCAACGGCTTCACCCTGCAAACCGACGTTACGCACCGCTACAATGGCGGCCTGGCAGCGGGCTTCAACCAGCAGTACGCCCTTTGGAATGCCAGCATCGGCAAAAAGATATTCGAAAAGCAGCGCGGCGAGATTCGTCTTTACGCCTTCGATTTGCTGGGCCAAAATCGCAGCATTCAGCGCAACGTCACGGAAGCCTACATCGAGGACACCCGCACGGATATTTTGCAACGCTACTTCATGATTATGTTCACCTACAACCTGCGTAACGGCAGCGCCATGAGCAACACGGGCGGTGCGGGTGAGCGGATGGAGCGCCGCGGCGACGGCATACCGCGCTAG
- a CDS encoding YDG/SRA domain-containing protein gives MAKQPATFGAVAGFQEGYEFLNRLELSASGVHRPTRAGIGARSGLGAESIVLAEGYEDDVDLGHVILYTGQGGRSSSSGQQVADQTLTGANLELARNCTTGLPVRVVRRIQQAGGLFFYRYDGLYRITAYWQETGKSGFSIWRFKLERMPLTQGAPNSAADI, from the coding sequence ATGGCCAAGCAGCCTGCCACGTTTGGAGCCGTTGCCGGTTTTCAGGAAGGCTACGAGTTCCTGAATCGGCTGGAGTTGAGCGCCTCCGGCGTGCACCGCCCCACCCGTGCTGGTATCGGAGCGCGGAGCGGCTTAGGCGCCGAATCCATTGTATTAGCCGAAGGCTATGAGGATGACGTGGACTTGGGCCACGTCATCCTCTACACGGGCCAGGGTGGGCGCAGTAGCTCGTCAGGCCAACAAGTAGCCGATCAAACCCTGACCGGCGCCAACTTAGAGCTAGCGCGCAACTGTACTACCGGTCTGCCCGTGCGTGTGGTGCGCCGTATACAGCAGGCCGGGGGGCTTTTTTTCTATCGGTATGATGGCCTGTACCGCATCACGGCGTATTGGCAGGAAACGGGCAAATCGGGTTTCAGCATCTGGCGCTTTAAGCTAGAAAGAATGCCATTAACCCAAGGCGCCCCCAACTCAGCCGCGGATATTTAA
- a CDS encoding M16 family metallopeptidase, whose product MADYDLHELPNGIRVLHKQVLHTKIAHCGFLLDIGSRDEDLHQLGLAHFWEHMAFKGTEKRRSFHILNRLETVGGELNAYTTKEKICFYASLLSTHFERAFELLTDLTFHSVFPEREIEKERGVILEEMAMYHDAPEDAIIDDFDAVIFGNHALGHNILGTRQSVSGFQQQDFRQFLSDNIRTDRLVFSSVSNLPFTEVKRLAEKYLAPLPARLGPRPRTPFSSYQRVEQLERKPITQAHCLIGGPAYAIEDPRRIPFFMLTNILGGPGMNSRLNLGVREKYGLVYTIDATYSPYTDTGLFGIYFGTEKKQVKRTVALVQKELKTLREKPLGSLQLHTAKEQLMGQLAMSEESNSGLMQLLGKSTLDIGRVEPLTEIFDRIRAITATELSELANDVLREDNLSVLQYVPE is encoded by the coding sequence ATGGCCGATTACGATTTGCACGAGTTGCCCAATGGCATCCGCGTGCTGCACAAACAAGTACTGCACACCAAAATCGCGCATTGCGGCTTCCTGCTCGACATTGGCTCGCGCGATGAGGATTTGCACCAATTAGGCCTGGCTCACTTTTGGGAGCACATGGCCTTCAAAGGCACCGAAAAGCGTCGCTCCTTCCATATTCTCAACCGCCTCGAAACCGTGGGGGGCGAATTGAACGCGTACACCACGAAAGAGAAAATCTGCTTTTACGCCTCGCTGCTCAGCACGCACTTCGAGCGCGCCTTCGAGCTGCTCACCGATCTTACCTTTCACTCCGTGTTCCCGGAGCGCGAGATTGAGAAGGAGCGCGGCGTGATTCTGGAGGAAATGGCCATGTACCACGACGCTCCCGAGGACGCCATCATCGACGACTTCGACGCCGTTATTTTTGGCAATCATGCCTTGGGCCACAACATTCTGGGTACTCGCCAGAGCGTTTCGGGTTTTCAGCAGCAGGATTTTCGCCAGTTCCTGAGCGATAATATCCGCACCGACCGGCTTGTGTTTAGCTCGGTGAGCAATCTGCCGTTTACGGAAGTGAAGCGCTTGGCCGAGAAATACCTGGCGCCGCTGCCTGCCCGCTTGGGTCCCCGGCCGCGTACGCCCTTTTCTTCTTATCAGCGGGTAGAGCAATTGGAGCGCAAGCCTATCACGCAGGCGCATTGCCTGATTGGAGGCCCGGCGTATGCGATTGAAGATCCGCGCCGCATTCCGTTTTTCATGCTAACCAACATTCTCGGCGGACCTGGCATGAACTCTCGTCTGAATCTAGGGGTGCGCGAAAAATATGGTCTGGTGTACACCATCGACGCCACGTATTCGCCTTACACCGACACAGGGTTATTTGGCATTTACTTCGGCACGGAGAAAAAACAGGTGAAGCGTACTGTGGCGCTGGTGCAGAAAGAGTTGAAAACCCTACGCGAAAAGCCGCTAGGCTCCTTGCAATTGCATACTGCCAAAGAGCAGCTGATGGGCCAGCTGGCGATGTCGGAGGAAAGCAATAGCGGCCTGATGCAGCTCCTCGGCAAAAGCACCCTCGATATTGGCCGCGTAGAACCCCTCACCGAGATTTTCGACCGTATTCGCGCCATCACCGCCACCGAGCTGAGTGAACTGGCCAACGACGTACTGCGTGAAGACAATCTGAGCGTGCTGCAGTACGTGCCCGAGTAA